A stretch of the Desulfuromonas sp. TF genome encodes the following:
- a CDS encoding aminotransferase class I/II-fold pyridoxal phosphate-dependent enzyme codes for MNPLAKELNDLIAQHSPHMLEMLSDLGKNLFFPKGILTQSAEAKEKAHKFNATIGIATENGGPMFLQCIQDKLSAFDPKDIYPYAPPAGKPELRSLWREKMLRENPSMQGKHFSNPVVTNALTHGLSIVGDMFVDPGDHLVLPDMLWGNYNLTFGTCNGGIVKKFPTFTVAGGYDVDAFKTVLQNTAEEKGKAIVLLNFPNNPSGYTPTVAEGEAIVAAIREVAEGGCNVVAITDDAYFGLFYEDSMTESLFGKLANLHPRILTIKLDGATKEEYVWGFRTGFITFADGNDYENAPVITALEKKTMGIIRAKISNCPHPSQTFVIEALRSPDFLKQKEQKYEVMKGRALKTKKVLDSGKYDKAWEYYPFNSGYFMCLKLKTVDAEKLRVHLLDKYGVGTISIGKTDLRIAFSCIAEKDIKELFDLIYQAVGDLA; via the coding sequence ATGAATCCATTGGCCAAGGAACTGAACGATCTGATCGCCCAGCATAGTCCGCACATGCTGGAGATGCTTTCCGACCTCGGGAAGAATCTCTTCTTCCCCAAGGGAATCCTCACCCAGTCCGCCGAGGCGAAGGAGAAGGCGCACAAGTTCAACGCCACCATCGGCATCGCCACCGAAAACGGCGGCCCGATGTTCCTGCAGTGCATCCAGGACAAGCTCTCGGCCTTCGATCCCAAGGACATCTATCCCTACGCGCCGCCGGCAGGAAAGCCCGAGCTTCGCTCCCTCTGGCGGGAGAAGATGCTGCGGGAGAACCCCAGCATGCAGGGGAAGCATTTCAGCAATCCCGTCGTCACCAACGCCCTGACCCATGGCCTCTCCATCGTCGGCGACATGTTCGTCGATCCGGGCGATCACCTGGTCCTGCCGGACATGCTCTGGGGGAACTACAACCTGACCTTCGGCACCTGCAACGGCGGCATCGTCAAGAAGTTCCCCACCTTCACGGTGGCCGGCGGCTATGACGTCGACGCGTTCAAGACCGTTCTGCAGAACACCGCCGAGGAGAAGGGGAAGGCAATCGTCCTGCTCAATTTCCCCAACAACCCCAGCGGATACACCCCGACCGTTGCCGAAGGCGAGGCCATCGTCGCCGCCATCCGCGAAGTCGCCGAGGGCGGCTGCAACGTCGTCGCCATCACCGACGATGCCTACTTCGGACTCTTCTACGAAGATTCGATGACCGAGTCACTCTTCGGCAAGCTGGCCAACCTCCATCCCCGCATTCTCACCATCAAGCTCGACGGCGCCACAAAGGAGGAGTACGTCTGGGGTTTCCGCACCGGCTTCATCACTTTTGCCGACGGCAACGATTACGAGAACGCTCCGGTCATCACCGCCCTGGAGAAGAAGACCATGGGGATCATCCGGGCCAAAATATCCAACTGTCCGCATCCCTCCCAGACTTTCGTCATCGAGGCGCTGCGCTCCCCTGACTTCCTCAAGCAGAAGGAGCAGAAGTACGAAGTGATGAAGGGGCGCGCCCTGAAGACCAAGAAGGTCCTCGACAGCGGCAAATACGACAAGGCCTGGGAGTACTACCCCTTCAACTCCGGCTACTTCATGTGCCTGAAGCTCAAAACGGTCGATGCCGAGAAGCTGCGCGTGCATCTCCTCGACAAGTACGGCGTCGGGACGATCTCCATCGGCAAGACCGACCTGCGCATTGCCTTCTCCTGCATCGCCGAGAAGGATATTAAGGAACTCTTCGATCTGATCTACCAGGCGGTGGGTGATCTGGCCTGA
- a CDS encoding V-type ATP synthase subunit A, with translation MSAKNRENATGIVVWVNGPVVRARCEAGFRMLEVVKVGGAGLVGEVIGIHGDLATIQVYEDTSGLRPGEVVEGSGSPLSIELGPGLVSQVMDGIQRPLKRLRAAAGDFIHRGVSVPRLDRERRWEFEPRLEKGTMVEGGEILGIVPETPLVEHRILVPIGVRGELVSVAGPGPYTVDEIVARVDACGAEIPLTMRQHWEVRRPRPVRERLMPSVPLLTGQRIIDVFFPLAKGGTAAIPGGFGTGKTVTQNNLAKWCDADIIVYIGCGERGNEMTGVLTDFPQLKDPRSGRPLMERTILIANTSNMPVAAREASIYTGVAIAEYFRDMGYHVAVMADSTSRWAEALREISGRLEEMPAEEGFPAYLATRLAEFYERAGRVVTLSGEEGSISIIGAVSPPGGDFSEPVTQHTKRFVRCFWSLDKELASARFFPSINPMDSYSEYDRSVEAWWQEASEEDFGALKERARSILREDSGLQQIVRLIGEDALPDDQKMTVLAARLLREGFLQQDAFEPVDMYALPDKQVKMLRAILRFCDMGRVLVRKGIPAGRLRDLESYLVLQRMKSTVGNEETDRIDAIVHETEEEMYRTFPIDERDFFAISDRPPAGGRPGGRK, from the coding sequence ATGAGCGCGAAGAATAGGGAAAACGCCACGGGCATCGTCGTCTGGGTAAACGGACCGGTGGTACGGGCCCGCTGCGAGGCGGGATTCCGGATGCTGGAGGTGGTCAAGGTCGGCGGCGCCGGACTGGTCGGCGAGGTCATCGGGATCCACGGTGATCTGGCCACCATCCAGGTTTACGAGGATACGTCGGGGCTGCGCCCGGGAGAAGTCGTCGAGGGGAGCGGCTCCCCTCTGAGCATCGAACTCGGACCGGGTCTGGTCTCCCAGGTGATGGACGGCATCCAGCGGCCGCTGAAGCGTCTGCGGGCCGCCGCGGGCGATTTCATCCACCGCGGCGTAAGCGTTCCGCGGCTGGACCGGGAGCGCCGTTGGGAGTTCGAGCCGCGCCTGGAGAAGGGAACCATGGTCGAAGGGGGGGAGATTCTGGGCATCGTGCCCGAGACTCCCCTGGTCGAACACCGCATCCTGGTTCCGATCGGGGTTCGCGGCGAGCTGGTTTCGGTGGCCGGGCCCGGGCCATACACGGTGGATGAGATCGTCGCCAGGGTGGACGCCTGCGGCGCAGAGATCCCCCTGACCATGCGGCAGCACTGGGAGGTCCGACGCCCCAGGCCGGTGCGGGAGCGGCTGATGCCTTCGGTCCCCCTCCTCACCGGGCAGCGGATCATCGACGTCTTCTTCCCTCTGGCCAAAGGGGGGACCGCGGCCATTCCCGGCGGTTTCGGCACCGGCAAGACGGTGACCCAGAACAACCTGGCCAAATGGTGCGACGCCGACATCATCGTCTATATCGGCTGCGGGGAGCGCGGCAACGAGATGACGGGTGTGCTTACCGATTTCCCGCAGCTGAAGGACCCCCGCTCCGGCCGGCCGCTGATGGAGCGGACGATTCTCATCGCCAACACCTCCAACATGCCGGTGGCCGCCCGCGAGGCCAGTATCTATACCGGGGTTGCCATCGCCGAGTATTTTCGCGACATGGGCTACCACGTCGCCGTCATGGCCGACTCCACCTCGCGCTGGGCGGAGGCGCTGCGCGAAATCTCCGGCCGCCTGGAGGAGATGCCGGCCGAGGAGGGCTTCCCCGCCTACCTGGCCACCCGGCTGGCCGAGTTTTACGAGCGCGCCGGCCGCGTGGTCACCCTCAGCGGAGAGGAGGGATCGATCTCCATCATCGGGGCGGTTTCGCCTCCCGGCGGCGACTTCTCCGAGCCGGTCACCCAGCATACGAAGCGATTCGTGCGCTGCTTCTGGTCCCTCGACAAGGAGCTCGCCTCCGCCCGCTTTTTCCCTTCCATCAACCCCATGGACTCCTACAGCGAGTATGATCGGTCGGTGGAGGCGTGGTGGCAGGAGGCGAGCGAGGAGGACTTCGGCGCCCTCAAGGAAAGAGCCCGGTCGATCCTGCGCGAGGACAGCGGTCTGCAGCAGATCGTTCGGCTGATCGGCGAGGATGCGCTTCCGGACGACCAGAAAATGACCGTCCTGGCCGCACGCCTGCTCCGGGAGGGGTTCCTCCAGCAGGATGCCTTCGAGCCGGTCGACATGTACGCCCTGCCCGACAAGCAGGTGAAGATGCTGCGGGCCATCCTGCGCTTCTGCGACATGGGGCGGGTGCTGGTGCGCAAGGGGATCCCCGCCGGCCGCCTCCGCGACCTCGAATCCTATCTGGTGCTGCAGCGCATGAAATCGACGGTGGGAAACGAAGAGACCGACCGGATCGATGCCATCGTCCATGAAACCGAAGAGGAGATGTATCGCACCTTCCCCATCGACGAACGGGATTTCTTCGCCATTTCCGACCGGCCGCCAGCCGGCGGCAGGCCCGGAGGGAGAAAGTGA
- a CDS encoding V-type ATP synthase subunit D yields MERLRVPATKSNLIRLRDELSFAREGKNLLTQKREVLVSELLRLHEDARKVREELDDLLARAYGAFAEATMLEGFDALARLSLGAAPVPQVKIHERSVMGVVVPIIEAPPERQWRPISGLAGASVAADRASELFQEVADKLFEVAEIETAIYRLAMETRKTLRRERALENLLIPQYAATVKFIQETLEEREREGFYQMKLLKGKR; encoded by the coding sequence ATGGAGAGGCTGCGAGTACCTGCCACCAAGAGCAATCTGATCCGCCTGCGAGATGAGCTGAGCTTCGCCCGCGAAGGGAAGAATCTGCTGACCCAGAAGAGGGAGGTCCTGGTATCGGAGCTGCTGCGGCTGCATGAAGACGCCCGCAAGGTTCGCGAGGAACTCGACGATCTTCTTGCCAGGGCCTACGGGGCCTTCGCCGAGGCGACCATGCTCGAGGGCTTCGACGCCCTGGCCCGGCTCTCCCTGGGGGCGGCGCCTGTACCGCAGGTCAAGATTCACGAGCGCAGCGTCATGGGGGTGGTCGTCCCTATCATTGAGGCGCCCCCCGAACGGCAGTGGCGGCCCATCTCCGGCCTGGCCGGCGCCTCGGTCGCCGCCGACCGGGCTTCCGAGCTCTTCCAGGAGGTCGCCGACAAGCTGTTCGAGGTGGCGGAAATCGAGACTGCTATCTACCGGCTGGCCATGGAGACACGAAAGACCCTCCGGCGGGAGCGGGCCCTGGAGAATCTCCTGATTCCCCAGTATGCCGCCACGGTCAAGTTCATTCAGGAGACCCTGGAAGAGAGAGAGCGCGAAGGCTTCTACCAGATGAAACTGCTGAAAGGGAAGAGGTGA
- a CDS encoding V-type ATP synthase subunit B, which produces MGAQRARGPLLFIEGVEGVGYDERAEILLPDGGTRQGRVLEVGEEMAVVEIFEGSGGLLLGDIRIRFLGRPFHLTVSEEMLGRVFDGLGHPLDGGPATVSKVKRDVNGSAINPLARLYPEDFIETGVSVIDGMNTLVRGQKLPIFSASGLPHNELAGQMIQHARISEQENFALVFAAIGVKHDVARMFQELFEAGGVTRQVVMFLNLANDPSIVRLMTPRVALTVAEYLAFDLGRHVLVIMTDLTNYGEALREVATAKGEVPSRKGFPGYLYSDLASLFERAGRIEGRPGSITQLPILTMPNDDITHPIPDLTGYITEGQIVLDRDLFRKGIYPPINPLPSLSRLMNDGIGGGKTREDHAHLSSQLYAAYAQARQIERLSTIIGEGELSQLDRLYLEFGEAFERRFIAQGPQEGRSLERTLDLGWECLSILPPDELSRVTAEEIDRYLGKGR; this is translated from the coding sequence ATGGGCGCCCAGCGCGCCCGGGGGCCGCTCCTCTTCATCGAGGGGGTGGAGGGGGTCGGCTATGATGAACGGGCGGAAATCCTGCTGCCGGACGGCGGAACCCGGCAGGGGAGGGTTCTGGAAGTCGGCGAGGAGATGGCCGTAGTGGAAATATTCGAGGGGAGCGGCGGCCTGCTTCTTGGTGATATCCGGATCCGTTTTCTCGGTCGCCCGTTTCACCTGACGGTCAGCGAGGAGATGCTGGGCCGGGTTTTCGACGGCCTCGGCCATCCGCTGGACGGCGGTCCGGCGACGGTGTCGAAGGTGAAGCGCGACGTCAACGGCAGCGCCATCAACCCTCTTGCCAGGCTCTACCCAGAGGATTTCATCGAGACCGGCGTCTCCGTCATCGACGGCATGAACACCCTGGTGCGGGGGCAGAAACTCCCCATCTTCTCCGCTTCCGGTCTGCCGCACAACGAGCTGGCCGGGCAGATGATCCAGCATGCGCGCATCAGCGAACAAGAGAACTTCGCCCTGGTCTTTGCCGCTATCGGGGTGAAGCACGATGTGGCCCGGATGTTCCAGGAGCTCTTCGAGGCCGGGGGGGTGACCCGGCAAGTGGTCATGTTCCTCAATCTGGCCAACGACCCCTCCATCGTCCGGCTGATGACGCCGAGGGTCGCCCTGACCGTGGCCGAGTACCTCGCCTTCGACCTCGGCCGCCATGTGCTGGTCATCATGACCGACCTCACCAACTACGGCGAGGCGCTGCGCGAGGTCGCCACCGCCAAGGGGGAAGTCCCCAGCCGCAAGGGGTTTCCCGGGTACCTTTACTCCGATCTCGCCTCCCTCTTCGAGCGGGCCGGCCGGATCGAGGGGCGGCCGGGATCGATCACCCAGCTGCCGATCCTGACCATGCCCAACGACGACATCACCCATCCGATACCCGACCTCACCGGCTACATCACCGAGGGGCAGATCGTCCTCGACCGGGACCTCTTTCGCAAGGGGATCTATCCGCCGATCAACCCACTGCCGTCCCTCTCCCGACTGATGAACGACGGCATCGGCGGCGGCAAGACGCGCGAGGACCACGCCCATCTGTCCTCCCAGCTCTACGCCGCCTATGCCCAGGCGCGGCAGATCGAAAGGCTGTCCACCATCATCGGCGAGGGGGAGCTCTCGCAGCTCGACCGCCTCTATCTCGAATTCGGCGAGGCCTTCGAGCGTCGCTTCATCGCGCAGGGGCCGCAGGAGGGACGCTCCCTGGAGCGGACTCTCGACCTGGGGTGGGAGTGCCTTTCCATCCTCCCCCCGGACGAGCTGAGCCGGGTCACCGCCGAGGAGATCGACCGCTATCTGGGCAAGGGGCGTTAA
- a CDS encoding GerMN domain-containing protein: MKNLKLILAVCSVLVGTMLLSACPGEEKEKTSKIPAWSQGDVRATGSYIEHFGEPPTVKEGTCYAQVGYYPLADAPGKLRPFPLFLFNPDKRLELITEHLLHWGEGWDMGGVLLNPFPPGTQLVSLSREGDLVRVELSPEIAEVDNLQRQVVINVLGLTLAQFEGISRVMVIAGGELLTDQAEKAFIPDGSVVAGPGEPLVLAVTGTWEEDRKDPEEVSIFFDRPITVEEIDLKDERGNPLQGDYYRSVFDMAVVLHPADPAAVTEGMPLKVVWKVSDRLGRKGAGEKTFALKRLEHP; encoded by the coding sequence GTGAAAAACTTAAAGTTGATTCTCGCAGTGTGTTCGGTCCTTGTCGGGACCATGCTTCTAAGCGCTTGCCCCGGTGAGGAAAAGGAGAAGACGTCAAAAATCCCTGCCTGGAGTCAGGGCGATGTCCGGGCCACGGGAAGCTATATCGAGCATTTCGGTGAGCCGCCGACGGTCAAGGAGGGAACCTGCTACGCTCAGGTGGGTTACTATCCCCTTGCCGATGCTCCAGGAAAACTTCGACCGTTCCCGCTATTTCTCTTCAATCCGGATAAACGCCTGGAACTTATCACCGAACATCTGCTTCACTGGGGAGAGGGGTGGGATATGGGCGGGGTGCTCCTCAACCCGTTTCCGCCGGGAACACAGCTGGTCTCCTTGAGCCGGGAAGGGGACCTGGTGCGGGTCGAACTCTCCCCTGAAATCGCGGAGGTCGACAACCTCCAGCGGCAGGTCGTCATCAATGTCCTCGGTCTGACCCTGGCGCAGTTTGAAGGAATTTCCAGGGTGATGGTAATTGCCGGCGGAGAACTCCTGACTGACCAGGCCGAAAAGGCCTTCATCCCCGACGGCTCCGTGGTGGCGGGGCCGGGAGAACCGCTGGTGCTGGCCGTCACGGGAACCTGGGAGGAGGATCGGAAAGATCCCGAGGAAGTCTCCATCTTCTTCGACCGCCCCATTACGGTGGAGGAGATCGACCTGAAGGATGAACGCGGAAACCCTCTTCAGGGAGATTACTACCGCTCCGTTTTCGACATGGCGGTGGTTCTTCATCCGGCAGACCCTGCCGCCGTCACCGAAGGGATGCCTCTAAAAGTCGTCTGGAAGGTTTCCGACCGGCTGGGGCGCAAGGGGGCGGGGGAGAAGACCTTCGCGCTGAAGCGGCTTGAGCATCCTTGA
- a CDS encoding CCA tRNA nucleotidyltransferase codes for MEDLKKILTDARIIPALTELLRPGTECWLVGGTLRDWLLGRPVRDFDIATPKDPSDLAMRFAERVGGKWFLMDRQRRQSRVVLRGEGITCDFAPFRAPDLKGDLRMRDFTVNALALPLTGKFPPKLIDVVGGREDLALKRLRACSEWVFFDDPLRVLKGVRHCAELGFRLEEETRRLMARAAGVMDRVAPERIRAEVAAIFSAPSPADHLPLLHSLGLDGKLFGPSQVEEGFDRGVQLAARMEKITRNLAADDAAAALLDEELEAGLSRRTLLTFAAFLRGYAPQDPAGLSASLRLGGKAAAALPALAALPRNRAAEIAALPDKPRGRALWAASLGAGAVNSLMFISLFKKESPEEVAAEVLPLLRDVIDCARGGRIPDLVDGRWVRENLGLGEGPKVGGVLEMLRREEIAGRVNNAQEARKFLKSLAKKIVDNETGGTL; via the coding sequence ATGGAAGACCTAAAAAAAATTCTCACCGATGCCCGCATCATCCCGGCCCTGACCGAACTCCTTCGGCCCGGCACCGAATGCTGGCTGGTCGGCGGGACGCTTCGGGACTGGCTTCTCGGGCGGCCGGTGAGGGACTTCGACATCGCCACGCCGAAGGATCCGTCGGATCTGGCCATGCGTTTTGCCGAACGGGTCGGGGGGAAGTGGTTTCTCATGGACCGGCAGAGGCGGCAGAGCCGGGTCGTCCTGAGAGGGGAGGGGATCACCTGCGATTTCGCCCCCTTTCGGGCTCCCGACCTGAAAGGGGATCTGCGCATGCGTGATTTCACCGTCAATGCCCTGGCTCTTCCCCTGACCGGGAAATTTCCGCCGAAGCTGATCGACGTGGTCGGGGGGCGGGAGGATCTTGCCCTGAAGCGGCTGCGGGCCTGCTCGGAGTGGGTCTTTTTCGACGATCCCCTGCGCGTCCTCAAGGGGGTGCGGCACTGCGCGGAGCTCGGTTTCCGTCTGGAGGAGGAAACCCGGAGGCTGATGGCTCGGGCTGCCGGGGTGATGGATCGCGTCGCACCGGAGCGCATCCGCGCCGAGGTGGCCGCCATCTTTTCCGCTCCCTCGCCGGCGGACCACCTGCCGCTGCTGCATTCCCTCGGCCTCGACGGGAAGCTGTTCGGCCCCTCCCAGGTCGAAGAAGGATTCGACCGGGGGGTCCAGTTGGCGGCCCGGATGGAGAAGATCACCCGGAATCTGGCGGCGGACGATGCCGCGGCGGCTCTTCTCGACGAAGAGCTGGAAGCCGGTCTCAGCCGCCGGACCCTGCTCACGTTCGCCGCCTTCCTGCGCGGCTACGCGCCGCAGGATCCGGCAGGGCTGAGCGCTTCCCTTCGCCTGGGCGGCAAAGCCGCTGCCGCCTTGCCGGCTCTCGCCGCTCTGCCGAGGAATCGGGCGGCCGAGATCGCCGCCTTGCCCGATAAGCCTCGAGGACGCGCTCTCTGGGCCGCCTCCCTGGGTGCCGGAGCGGTGAACAGCCTGATGTTTATCTCCCTCTTCAAAAAAGAATCGCCGGAAGAGGTCGCCGCCGAGGTCCTGCCCCTGCTGCGCGACGTGATCGACTGCGCCCGGGGAGGTCGCATCCCCGACCTGGTCGACGGCCGCTGGGTGAGGGAAAACCTCGGCCTGGGGGAGGGGCCTAAAGTCGGCGGCGTGCTGGAGATGTTGCGCCGGGAGGAGATCGCCGGACGGGTTAACAACGCCCAGGAAGCGAGGAAATTTCTGAAATCGTTGGCCAAGAAAATCGTTGACAATGAAACGGGCGGCACCCTATAA
- a CDS encoding DUF1737 domain-containing protein, whose protein sequence is MRNIAEYKLISSHSPQEMISEVNKMISDGWQPFGSPHVVAPVLNETPAPLYSQAMVRYANKLE, encoded by the coding sequence ATGCGCAACATTGCGGAATACAAACTTATCTCATCCCACTCACCCCAGGAAATGATCTCGGAGGTGAACAAAATGATTTCTGATGGATGGCAGCCTTTCGGGTCCCCCCATGTAGTGGCGCCGGTTCTCAATGAAACCCCTGCTCCGCTTTATTCTCAAGCCATGGTCCGGTACGCGAATAAACTTGAGTAG
- a CDS encoding V-type ATP synthase subunit E — MMRNMPLKLKDELLREIDAEIEQTLARARQDAEAIVTEARRRRDNREREGLRRLEDELNVSRRRALARAELDGRNALLRLKREETDRAFAAAREELARMESADPDRYTALLERIFRSCRRMLPPGPVKARIGRGKEALRERLAGEEGVEAVSDPDLRGVILESADGRLHCDGSLEGLLSSLRQERAAEIEGILFGDGDEREE, encoded by the coding sequence ATGATGAGGAATATGCCCCTCAAGCTCAAGGATGAGCTCCTGCGCGAAATCGATGCGGAAATCGAGCAGACCCTTGCCCGGGCCCGGCAGGATGCCGAGGCGATCGTCACCGAGGCCCGCCGCCGCCGGGATAACAGGGAGAGGGAAGGTCTGCGCCGCCTGGAGGACGAATTGAACGTGTCTCGCCGGCGGGCCCTGGCCCGGGCCGAGCTGGATGGGCGCAATGCCCTGCTGAGGCTGAAACGGGAGGAGACGGACCGGGCCTTCGCCGCCGCCCGGGAGGAACTTGCCCGCATGGAGTCTGCCGATCCCGATCGTTACACAGCCCTTCTGGAGCGGATATTCCGCTCCTGCCGCCGCATGCTTCCGCCGGGACCGGTCAAGGCCAGGATCGGCCGGGGGAAAGAGGCTCTGCGGGAGCGACTGGCCGGCGAAGAGGGGGTCGAAGCGGTCTCCGATCCCGATCTGCGGGGAGTCATTCTGGAGAGCGCCGACGGGCGTCTGCATTGCGACGGGTCCCTCGAAGGGCTGCTGAGCAGCCTGCGGCAGGAAAGGGCGGCGGAAATCGAAGGGATCCTCTTTGGAGACGGCGATGAGCGCGAAGAATAG
- a CDS encoding universal stress protein — MSPEGFFNRLLIPVDGSKSSLKSARFGLRLAGHENCEVIAVHVIDEENAADLALYSDRPVEEILERMRRGGESYIEEIEEIARRHRVRFVGEVRVGIPHRAILAIAEERDADLIVMGTVGRKGPRRVLIGSVTERVIEQSPVPVLVVK, encoded by the coding sequence GTGAGTCCCGAAGGCTTTTTCAATCGGCTGCTGATCCCCGTGGACGGCTCAAAGAGCTCGCTCAAGTCGGCCCGCTTCGGTCTGCGCCTGGCCGGTCACGAAAATTGCGAGGTCATCGCCGTTCACGTGATCGACGAGGAGAACGCCGCCGACCTCGCTCTCTATTCCGACCGTCCGGTCGAGGAGATCCTGGAGAGGATGAGGCGCGGAGGCGAGAGTTATATCGAGGAAATCGAGGAGATCGCCCGACGGCACCGGGTGCGGTTCGTCGGAGAGGTGCGGGTCGGCATCCCCCACCGGGCCATTCTGGCGATTGCCGAAGAACGCGACGCCGACCTGATCGTCATGGGAACGGTGGGGCGCAAAGGACCCCGGAGGGTCCTGATCGGCAGCGTCACCGAAAGGGTCATCGAACAGTCGCCTGTGCCGGTGCTGGTGGTTAAATAA